One genomic segment of Arcobacter porcinus includes these proteins:
- the nrdD gene encoding anaerobic ribonucleoside-triphosphate reductase, whose translation MQKYKVLEKNSEKRTKCIVYTRVMGYHRPVESFNIGKKGEHRQREQFIESKSCL comes from the coding sequence ATGCAAAAATACAAAGTGCTTGAAAAAAATAGTGAAAAAAGAACAAAATGTATAGTTTATACTAGAGTTATGGGATATCATAGACCAGTTGAGAGTTTTAATATAGGAAAAAAAGGTGAGCATAGACAAAGAGAACAATTTATTGAATCAAAAAGTTGTTTATGA